In Planctomycetia bacterium, one DNA window encodes the following:
- a CDS encoding WYL domain-containing protein, whose translation MKTHRVHRLLKLITLLRSGRNFDADGLAREAKIGRRTLFRDLSLLKSAGIECEFDASKNTYSLGEAPLLPPVHLDSNEALALLLITRRFLARQVHPLYRKALDAAIKIESQLPQSLLHHCGQLIDGISVRWPPVSDSEAASDVFLSLQRALSQHVRVRVRYDSVQDKSDADLLLDPLRLIFVSRAWYLIAYSHAHQSLRTFKIERMLAVNVTAEPFTPPRDFDEKNYFGLAWRMIPEGQVYDVRLRFCPLVATSVEEVHWHDTQVTHREPNGALIFEARVDGLSEIASWIMSYGEHVTVLEPPALRDVVLDKARKLLAAHNGHDSAGSPTPADTPGAGLKGDA comes from the coding sequence ATGAAGACCCATCGCGTTCATCGCCTCCTCAAGCTCATCACGCTGCTGCGAAGCGGACGGAATTTCGACGCCGACGGCCTCGCGCGCGAGGCGAAGATCGGCCGCCGTACGCTTTTTCGCGATTTGAGCCTGCTCAAATCCGCCGGCATTGAGTGCGAATTCGACGCGAGCAAGAACACCTATTCGCTCGGCGAAGCGCCGCTGCTGCCGCCGGTGCATCTCGATTCGAACGAGGCCCTCGCGCTCCTGCTGATCACACGCCGATTCCTCGCGCGGCAGGTGCATCCCCTGTATCGCAAAGCGCTGGACGCCGCCATCAAGATCGAAAGCCAGTTGCCCCAATCCCTGCTGCACCATTGCGGCCAGCTCATTGACGGCATCTCCGTGCGCTGGCCACCGGTCAGCGACAGCGAGGCCGCGTCGGATGTTTTTCTGTCGCTGCAACGGGCCTTGTCGCAGCACGTGCGCGTTCGCGTGCGATACGACAGCGTGCAGGACAAGTCCGATGCGGATCTCCTGCTCGATCCGCTGCGGCTGATCTTTGTCTCGCGCGCGTGGTATCTCATCGCCTACAGCCACGCGCACCAGTCCCTTCGCACCTTCAAGATTGAGCGCATGCTCGCCGTGAACGTGACGGCCGAGCCGTTCACGCCGCCGCGCGACTTCGACGAGAAGAACTATTTCGGTCTGGCGTGGCGGATGATCCCCGAGGGGCAGGTATACGATGTGCGGCTGCGATTCTGCCCGCTCGTGGCGACAAGCGTGGAGGAGGTGCATTGGCATGACACGCAGGTAACGCATCGCGAGCCGAACGGCGCGCTGATCTTCGAAGCGCGGGTCGACGGCTTGAGCGAGATCGCGTCGTGGATCATGAGCTACGGCGAGCACGTGACCGTGCTGGAGCCGCCGGCGCTGCGCGACGTGGTCCTGGACAAGGCGCGCAAGCTGCTCGCAGCGCACAACGGGCACGACTCCGCCGGATCACCCACGCCCGCGGACACACCCGGCGCAGGGCTGAAAGGGGACGCCTGA
- a CDS encoding D-tyrosyl-tRNA(Tyr) deacylase — MRAVVQRVAQAEVTVDEAAVGRCEAGLLVYVGVAMGDGPADATALASKVRYLRIFPDAAGKMNLDVCQSGGSVLAVSNFTLLADASQGRRPAFTSAAPPEEAERLFEQFCAALRELGVHVEQGRFGASMRVASINAGPVNLLLDTRSGGSDRINRI, encoded by the coding sequence ATGCGCGCCGTCGTGCAGCGCGTGGCGCAGGCCGAGGTCACGGTGGACGAAGCGGCTGTCGGCCGCTGCGAGGCGGGCCTGCTCGTGTACGTCGGCGTGGCGATGGGGGACGGCCCGGCCGACGCGACGGCGCTGGCGTCGAAGGTGCGTTACCTTCGGATCTTCCCCGACGCGGCGGGCAAGATGAATCTCGACGTGTGTCAGTCTGGCGGCAGCGTGCTGGCCGTGAGCAACTTCACGCTGCTGGCCGACGCGAGCCAGGGCCGCCGGCCGGCGTTCACGAGCGCGGCCCCGCCGGAGGAAGCCGAGCGGCTCTTCGAGCAGTTCTGCGCGGCGCTGCGCGAGCTGGGCGTGCACGTGGAGCAGGGCCGCTTCGGCGCGTCGATGCGCGTGGCGTCGATCAACGCCGGGCCGGTCAACCTTCTGCTGGATACGCGATCGGGCGGCTCGGATCGAATCAACCGCATCTGA
- a CDS encoding DEAD/DEAH box helicase, with amino-acid sequence MSEAAAAETTHRRARASPGPSSAESHAAAASATGPDSAPASERVGPSDRAALFARALERYESRPQQLAMAQAVGEALAGPHHLMVEAGTGVGKSFAYLLPVIEHVVAQRKRVVISTHTIALQEQLMEKDIPALGRVVPGRFKAVLVKGRHNYLGLRRLMQTSRRQGAMLVESREGEQLRRIEDWAYETREGSLSDLPFTPLPQLWQHVRSESNNCMGPRCETYEKCFYQRARRNAADADVLVVNHALFFSDLALRSRENVSFLPDYDAVIFDEAHTLEAVASDYFGVSVSSRTVEALLNGLFNERTGRGLLAMLECDPLRREVTAVRSKADALFAQIGLLATGNGTSRLRKPPRVENLLSPALHALAVKLREVKAQCPREDEQFELNSAADRCVESAEALEALLKQQLADCVYWLEASNGRDSGVSLRAAPTTVGPILREALFERVKSIVLTSATLSTGGEEGFEYLRDRLGVVEAQSLRLDSPFNYREQVTLHVEAGLPEPNDAAFLPAACEKIKTYLEMTGGRAFVLFTSYAALNQAEALLKDFCAANAMRLLVQGREMARSAMLAAFKADGRAVLLGTESFWQGVDVPGDALGNVIITKLPFSPPDQPLTAARVEAIEASGGNAFMEYQVPEAVLKLKQGFGRLIRTASDRGIVVILDKRVRTKHYGRKFLAALPACKVEVHP; translated from the coding sequence ATGAGCGAAGCCGCCGCAGCCGAGACCACGCACCGCCGCGCGAGGGCCTCGCCGGGGCCGTCGAGCGCCGAATCGCATGCCGCCGCCGCGTCTGCAACGGGGCCGGATTCCGCCCCGGCGTCGGAACGGGTCGGTCCCTCGGATCGCGCGGCGCTCTTTGCCCGCGCGCTGGAGCGCTACGAGTCTCGGCCGCAGCAACTGGCGATGGCGCAGGCCGTGGGGGAGGCGCTGGCGGGTCCGCACCATTTGATGGTGGAGGCGGGGACGGGCGTGGGAAAGAGTTTTGCGTATCTGTTGCCCGTGATCGAGCACGTGGTGGCGCAGCGCAAGCGCGTCGTGATCTCGACGCACACGATCGCGCTTCAGGAACAGTTGATGGAAAAGGACATCCCAGCGCTGGGGCGCGTGGTGCCGGGGCGGTTCAAGGCCGTGCTGGTGAAGGGGCGGCACAATTACCTCGGCCTGCGCCGTCTGATGCAGACAAGCCGGCGGCAGGGGGCGATGCTGGTCGAGTCGCGCGAAGGGGAGCAGTTGCGGCGGATCGAGGACTGGGCCTACGAGACGCGCGAGGGCAGCCTGTCGGACCTGCCGTTCACGCCGCTGCCGCAGTTGTGGCAGCACGTGCGCAGCGAAAGCAACAACTGCATGGGGCCCAGGTGCGAGACGTACGAGAAGTGCTTTTATCAGCGGGCGCGACGGAATGCGGCCGACGCCGACGTGCTGGTCGTCAATCACGCGCTGTTCTTCAGCGATCTGGCGCTGCGGTCGCGCGAGAACGTGTCGTTCCTTCCGGACTACGACGCGGTGATCTTCGACGAGGCGCACACGCTGGAGGCCGTGGCGAGCGATTACTTCGGCGTGAGCGTGAGCAGCCGCACGGTGGAGGCGCTGCTGAACGGGCTGTTCAACGAGCGGACGGGCCGCGGGCTGCTGGCGATGCTGGAGTGCGATCCGCTGCGGCGTGAGGTGACGGCGGTGCGGTCGAAGGCCGATGCGCTGTTTGCGCAGATCGGGCTGCTGGCGACGGGCAACGGGACGTCGCGCCTGCGCAAGCCGCCGCGGGTGGAGAATCTGCTTTCGCCGGCGCTGCACGCGCTGGCGGTGAAGCTGCGCGAGGTGAAGGCGCAATGCCCCCGCGAGGATGAGCAGTTTGAGCTGAACAGCGCCGCCGATCGCTGCGTGGAATCGGCCGAGGCGCTGGAGGCGCTGCTGAAGCAGCAACTGGCCGATTGCGTGTACTGGCTGGAGGCATCGAACGGACGTGACAGCGGCGTGTCGCTGCGGGCCGCGCCGACGACGGTGGGGCCGATCCTGCGCGAGGCGCTGTTCGAGCGCGTGAAGAGCATCGTGCTGACCAGCGCGACGCTTTCGACCGGCGGCGAAGAGGGATTTGAGTACCTGCGAGACCGGCTGGGCGTGGTGGAGGCACAGTCGCTGCGGCTGGATTCGCCGTTTAACTATCGCGAGCAGGTGACGCTGCACGTGGAGGCGGGATTGCCCGAGCCGAACGACGCGGCGTTCCTGCCGGCGGCGTGTGAAAAGATCAAGACGTATTTAGAGATGACCGGTGGGCGCGCGTTTGTGCTGTTCACCAGTTACGCGGCGCTGAACCAGGCCGAAGCGCTGTTGAAGGATTTTTGCGCGGCGAACGCGATGCGGCTGCTCGTCCAGGGGCGGGAGATGGCTCGATCGGCGATGCTGGCGGCGTTCAAGGCCGACGGCCGCGCGGTGCTGCTGGGCACCGAGTCGTTCTGGCAGGGGGTCGATGTGCCGGGCGACGCGCTGGGGAACGTGATCATCACGAAGCTGCCGTTCAGTCCGCCGGATCAACCGCTGACAGCCGCGCGGGTCGAGGCGATCGAGGCGTCCGGCGGTAACGCATTCATGGAATACCAGGTGCCGGAGGCGGTGCTGAAACTCAAGCAGGGTTTCGGGCGTTTGATTCGCACGGCAAGCGACCGTGGAATCGTGGTGATCCTCGACAAGCGCGTGCGGACGAAGCACTACGGGAGGAAGTTCCTCGCGGCGCTGCCGGCCTGCAAAGTGGAAGTGCATCCATAG
- a CDS encoding NAD(P)-dependent oxidoreductase — MQRNESELIMRIGWIGTGVMGRSMAGHLLAAGHDLHIHSRTKEKAAELIARGAVWHDRAADAARDATVVFMMLGFPADVRAVALGPCGVIASLPPDGVLVDCTTSSPALAVELADAARARGCFALDAPVSGGDVGARNATLSIMVGGDATAFERVRPLFETLGKTIVHHGAPGTGQHTKMVNQILIAAGMVAVCEGLLYARTCGLDLDKVMASVGGGAAGSWSLANYGPRILKGDFAPGFYVEHFVKDMQIALDEADRMGLILPGLALAKTLYDKLMEMGGARNGTQSLIRALEALAPSGNT; from the coding sequence ATGCAGCGCAACGAGTCGGAGCTCATCATGCGAATCGGCTGGATCGGCACAGGCGTCATGGGGCGGTCGATGGCGGGGCATCTTCTTGCCGCCGGGCACGATCTTCACATCCACAGCCGCACGAAGGAGAAGGCGGCGGAATTGATCGCGCGCGGCGCGGTCTGGCACGATCGCGCGGCCGACGCGGCGCGCGATGCGACTGTTGTCTTCATGATGCTGGGGTTCCCGGCCGACGTGCGCGCCGTGGCGCTGGGGCCTTGCGGCGTGATCGCTTCGCTTCCGCCCGACGGCGTGCTGGTCGATTGCACGACGAGCAGCCCCGCGCTGGCGGTTGAGCTGGCCGACGCGGCGCGGGCACGCGGCTGCTTCGCGCTGGATGCGCCGGTCAGCGGCGGCGACGTCGGCGCACGGAACGCAACGTTGTCCATCATGGTCGGCGGCGATGCGACGGCCTTCGAGCGCGTGCGCCCCCTCTTCGAAACACTTGGTAAGACAATCGTCCATCACGGCGCACCTGGAACCGGCCAGCACACCAAGATGGTCAATCAAATCCTCATCGCGGCCGGCATGGTCGCGGTCTGCGAAGGGCTGCTCTACGCCCGCACGTGCGGCCTCGACCTGGACAAGGTGATGGCCAGCGTCGGCGGCGGCGCGGCCGGCTCGTGGAGCCTCGCCAACTACGGCCCGCGGATTCTCAAGGGCGATTTCGCCCCGGGGTTTTACGTTGAACACTTCGTGAAGGATATGCAGATCGCATTGGATGAGGCCGACCGCATGGGGTTGATCCTGCCCGGCCTGGCGCTGGCGAAGACGCTCTACGACAAGTTGATGGAAATGGGCGGCGCGCGAAACGGCACGCAGTCGCTGATCCGCGCGCTGGAAGCCCTGGCGCCGAGCGGCAACACATAG
- a CDS encoding S46 family peptidase, with protein sequence MAPRLFRASAVFILILLAPAARADEGMWLINKLPSKELKQQYNFEPTAAWTEHVQKSCVRIGAGGSGSFVSPDGLVMTNHHVASDAIQDLSSEQHDYMADGFYAPTHEAELKCPHMELTVLQEIREITDRVNAAVTSGMSASDAFAARKKAMSEIEKEARERSGLQPEVVTLYNGARYDLYLYKRYTDVRLVFAPEAGIAFFGGDLDNFEYPRFNLDVTFLRAYENDKPAKVEHYLNWSKAGPKEGELIFVAGHPGRTQRLFTVDHLRFLRDVQLPLTLSCYNQREIALNQFMGRSEEHARIGKEDLLGIQNSRKAFGGIINGLLNPRLMNRKMEAEAALREFVQADPKRRAKYAAGWDKLSKALAEVQSFYTEYFMLESRRASLGRYHDLARKLIRAADEKRKPDGERLTEYRDANLPTLELDLFSEAPIYDALEQLRLEDGLIRLGRHLGGEHEAVVVAMGGMDAGSRAASLIGGTKLKDVAFRRKLYEGGTAAIAECNDPMIQFAQALNPMARALRDKYEKVFESVEKEAYAMIANAKFEKDGDRVYPDATFTLRLAVGTVAGYRDGSETIPAMTDMAGLYERAAQHKGRDPYNLPKRWAEGRNKLDLKTPFNFISTNDIIGGNSGSPMFNRDAEVTGLVFDGNLHGLIWDFQFDMEKGRAVGVHSQAIIEALRKLYGAGKLADEITKKE encoded by the coding sequence ATGGCTCCCCGCTTGTTCCGCGCCTCGGCGGTTTTCATCCTGATTCTCCTCGCTCCGGCGGCCCGCGCCGACGAAGGCATGTGGCTGATCAACAAGCTTCCATCGAAGGAACTGAAGCAGCAATACAACTTCGAGCCGACCGCGGCATGGACCGAGCATGTGCAGAAATCCTGCGTGCGCATCGGCGCCGGCGGCAGCGGCTCGTTCGTCTCGCCCGACGGATTGGTGATGACCAATCATCACGTCGCATCGGATGCGATTCAGGATCTTTCCTCCGAGCAACACGACTACATGGCCGACGGGTTTTACGCTCCGACGCATGAGGCCGAACTGAAGTGCCCGCACATGGAGCTGACCGTGTTGCAGGAGATTCGGGAAATCACCGATCGCGTGAACGCCGCCGTCACATCGGGCATGAGCGCGTCGGACGCGTTCGCCGCGCGGAAGAAAGCCATGTCGGAGATTGAGAAGGAGGCCCGCGAGCGATCGGGCCTGCAACCCGAAGTCGTCACGCTCTACAACGGCGCGCGGTACGACCTGTACTTGTACAAGCGCTACACCGACGTGCGACTGGTCTTCGCGCCCGAGGCGGGCATCGCTTTTTTCGGCGGCGACCTGGACAACTTTGAGTATCCGCGTTTCAACCTCGATGTCACGTTTCTGCGAGCCTATGAGAACGACAAGCCCGCGAAGGTGGAGCATTACCTCAACTGGAGCAAGGCCGGGCCGAAGGAGGGCGAGTTGATCTTCGTCGCCGGGCACCCGGGCCGCACGCAGCGGTTGTTCACGGTCGATCATCTGCGCTTTCTGCGCGACGTGCAGTTGCCATTGACGCTCTCGTGCTACAACCAGCGCGAGATCGCGCTCAACCAGTTCATGGGGCGAAGCGAGGAGCACGCCCGCATCGGCAAGGAAGACCTGCTGGGCATCCAGAACTCGCGCAAGGCGTTCGGCGGCATCATCAACGGGCTGCTGAATCCGCGGCTCATGAATCGCAAGATGGAGGCCGAGGCGGCCCTGCGCGAGTTCGTGCAGGCCGATCCGAAGCGGCGCGCGAAGTACGCCGCGGGGTGGGACAAGCTAAGCAAGGCCCTGGCCGAGGTGCAGTCGTTCTACACCGAGTACTTCATGCTGGAGAGCCGGCGCGCGAGTCTCGGGCGATACCACGATCTGGCGCGAAAGCTGATTCGCGCGGCCGACGAGAAGCGCAAGCCGGATGGCGAACGGCTGACCGAGTATCGCGATGCGAACCTGCCGACGCTGGAGCTGGACCTATTTTCCGAGGCGCCGATCTACGATGCCCTGGAGCAGTTGCGGCTGGAGGACGGCCTGATTCGGCTGGGCCGGCATCTGGGCGGCGAGCACGAGGCGGTCGTGGTGGCCATGGGGGGCATGGACGCGGGCAGCCGGGCGGCGTCGTTGATCGGCGGGACGAAGTTGAAGGATGTCGCGTTTCGCAGGAAGCTGTACGAAGGCGGCACGGCGGCGATCGCCGAATGCAACGATCCGATGATTCAGTTCGCCCAGGCGTTGAACCCGATGGCTCGGGCGCTGCGCGACAAATATGAGAAAGTATTCGAGAGCGTCGAGAAGGAAGCCTACGCGATGATCGCCAACGCGAAGTTCGAAAAGGACGGCGACCGCGTCTATCCCGATGCGACGTTCACGCTGCGGCTGGCGGTCGGCACGGTGGCGGGTTACCGCGACGGCAGCGAGACGATCCCCGCGATGACGGACATGGCCGGTTTGTATGAGCGGGCGGCGCAGCACAAAGGCCGCGATCCGTATAACCTGCCGAAGCGCTGGGCCGAGGGACGCAACAAGCTGGACCTGAAGACGCCGTTCAATTTCATCTCCACGAACGACATCATCGGCGGGAACTCGGGCAGCCCGATGTTCAACCGCGACGCCGAGGTGACGGGGCTCGTGTTCGACGGCAACCTCCACGGGCTGATCTGGGATTTTCAGTTTGACATGGAAAAGGGGCGGGCCGTGGGCGTCCACTCGCAGGCGATCATCGAAGCGCTGCGCAAGCTCTACGGGGCAGGCAAACTCGCGGATGAGATCACAAAGAAGGAGTAA
- a CDS encoding M2 family metallopeptidase — protein sequence MSRTFPFFMLTFAFFAAMVSFPPPAPAQPKQSPDDEFRPLLEAYLNKYKPLYIESATAWWEANTTGSDAAFKRKEAAETALVELHADKAVFAQLKALKEGPALGDPVLQRQLDVMYRAHLPGQADPELQKKIVALETQVEKLFNTHRSLVGVKNLTENDVRKILSDSHESKEAEEAWKGYMAVGEKIEGPLKDLVKMRNELARKLGFRNFYAMRLALQEIDEAQLLKLFDELDELTRRPYAIEKMAIDVAMAKRFKIKQEDLRPWHFGDLFFQAVPEMPGGVNLDDLYAKVDLLDMTRRYYAGMGLEADDILQRSDLYEKPGKSPHAFSTSLDRDQDVRVLCNLKPNLYWADTLVHELGHAVYDKYVAKDVPFLLHEASHSITTEGYAMMMGAMVKNEDFFRSVLKLSPEDAAAAATTAKRSLRREKLIFARWAQVMMRFEHGMYNDPDQDLGKLWWSLKAKYQMLRPPEKVSRPDYAAKIHIVTAPVYYHSYMMGDLFGCQVHHHIATKVLGLDDPAKTCFAGRKEVGDYLKKNVFGPGNLYSWNDLTRHATGEPLTAKYFAAQFVK from the coding sequence ATGTCCCGCACCTTTCCGTTTTTCATGTTGACGTTCGCCTTTTTCGCCGCGATGGTGAGCTTTCCGCCCCCTGCCCCCGCGCAGCCGAAGCAGTCGCCCGACGACGAGTTCCGCCCGTTGCTGGAGGCGTACCTCAACAAGTACAAGCCGCTCTACATCGAGTCCGCAACGGCCTGGTGGGAGGCGAACACAACCGGTTCCGATGCGGCGTTCAAGCGGAAGGAGGCCGCCGAGACCGCGCTGGTCGAGTTGCACGCCGACAAGGCGGTGTTCGCGCAGCTCAAGGCGTTGAAGGAAGGCCCGGCCCTGGGCGATCCGGTGTTGCAGCGGCAACTGGACGTGATGTATCGCGCGCACCTGCCGGGGCAGGCCGACCCGGAACTGCAAAAGAAGATCGTTGCACTCGAGACGCAGGTCGAGAAACTCTTTAACACGCACCGCAGCCTGGTCGGCGTGAAGAACCTGACCGAGAACGACGTTCGCAAGATCCTGTCGGACTCCCACGAAAGCAAAGAAGCCGAGGAAGCGTGGAAGGGGTACATGGCCGTCGGCGAGAAGATCGAAGGGCCGCTGAAGGACCTCGTGAAGATGCGGAACGAGCTGGCCCGCAAGCTGGGCTTCCGCAATTTCTATGCGATGCGCCTCGCGCTTCAGGAAATCGACGAAGCGCAACTGCTCAAGCTGTTCGACGAGCTGGACGAACTGACCCGCCGGCCGTACGCCATCGAGAAAATGGCGATTGACGTCGCCATGGCCAAGCGTTTCAAGATCAAGCAGGAAGACCTGCGGCCGTGGCATTTCGGGGATCTGTTTTTCCAGGCGGTGCCCGAGATGCCCGGCGGCGTCAACCTCGACGACCTCTACGCGAAGGTTGATCTGCTGGACATGACGCGCCGCTATTACGCGGGCATGGGGCTGGAGGCCGATGACATCCTCCAGCGCAGCGATCTTTACGAGAAACCCGGCAAAAGCCCGCACGCTTTCAGCACGAGCCTCGATCGCGATCAGGACGTGCGCGTGCTCTGCAATCTCAAGCCCAATCTCTACTGGGCTGATACGCTCGTGCACGAACTGGGCCACGCCGTCTACGACAAGTACGTGGCGAAGGACGTGCCGTTCCTGCTGCACGAGGCGTCGCACAGCATCACGACCGAAGGCTACGCGATGATGATGGGCGCGATGGTAAAGAACGAGGATTTCTTCCGGAGCGTCCTGAAGCTCTCACCCGAGGATGCCGCGGCAGCAGCCACGACCGCCAAGCGCAGCCTGCGGCGGGAGAAGCTGATCTTCGCGCGCTGGGCACAGGTGATGATGCGCTTCGAACACGGCATGTACAACGATCCCGATCAGGACCTGGGCAAGCTGTGGTGGTCGCTCAAAGCAAAGTATCAAATGCTGCGCCCGCCGGAGAAGGTCAGCCGACCCGATTACGCAGCGAAGATTCACATCGTCACCGCGCCGGTGTATTACCACAGCTACATGATGGGCGATTTGTTCGGCTGCCAGGTGCATCACCACATCGCCACGAAGGTATTGGGGCTGGACGACCCGGCCAAGACCTGCTTCGCCGGACGCAAGGAAGTCGGCGACTATTTGAAGAAAAACGTCTTTGGTCCGGGCAACTTGTATTCGTGGAATGATCTGACGCGCCACGCGACGGGCGAACCGCTCACGGCGAAGTACTTCGCGGCGCAGTTTGTAAAATAA
- a CDS encoding methionyl-tRNA formyltransferase, which yields MRIVFFGTGRFGLPTFDSIRGDRHEIALVVTQPDRPRGRNLETMPTIIKQAALDAGLPVFSPEDVNTPESVARIAACQADLGYVVAYGQKIGADVRGVFPAGTVNLHGSLLPAWRGAAPVQWAVINGDAESGVTVFRLVDRMDAGPILTQRRTAIGVDETADELHDRLAHIGCDAVRAALELLSRNPQTPGTPQDESAATRARKLNKADGLIRFDTPAAALANRVCGLWSWPGANCRFVSRDGKRDERVTLARAVRYEGRGSGGEPGTISDVMSVATVDGDLMILEIKPAGGRLMAWQDFVNGRRVQPGDRFVPIELGE from the coding sequence ATGCGAATCGTTTTCTTCGGGACGGGGCGATTCGGATTGCCGACGTTTGATTCCATTCGCGGGGATCGTCACGAGATCGCACTGGTCGTCACCCAGCCGGATCGGCCGCGCGGGCGGAATCTCGAAACGATGCCCACGATCATCAAGCAGGCGGCGCTGGATGCCGGGCTGCCGGTCTTCTCACCCGAAGACGTGAACACGCCTGAATCCGTGGCGCGCATCGCGGCCTGCCAGGCCGACCTGGGTTACGTCGTCGCGTACGGGCAGAAGATCGGCGCGGACGTGCGCGGGGTGTTTCCGGCGGGCACGGTGAACCTGCACGGGTCGCTGCTGCCAGCCTGGCGCGGTGCGGCGCCGGTGCAATGGGCCGTCATCAACGGCGATGCGGAAAGCGGTGTGACGGTGTTTCGGCTCGTGGACCGCATGGACGCCGGTCCGATCCTGACGCAGCGGCGGACGGCGATCGGCGTGGATGAGACCGCTGACGAGCTGCACGATCGGCTGGCCCACATCGGGTGCGACGCCGTGCGCGCGGCGTTGGAACTGCTGTCGCGCAATCCGCAGACACCGGGAACGCCGCAGGACGAATCGGCCGCGACCCGTGCGCGCAAGCTCAACAAGGCGGACGGGTTGATTCGATTCGACACGCCGGCTGCCGCGCTGGCGAATCGCGTGTGCGGATTGTGGTCGTGGCCGGGAGCGAATTGTCGTTTTGTCAGCCGCGATGGGAAGCGCGATGAGCGTGTGACGCTGGCGCGGGCGGTTCGCTACGAAGGGCGCGGCAGCGGCGGCGAGCCAGGCACCATCAGCGATGTGATGAGCGTCGCCACGGTCGACGGGGACCTGATGATACTGGAGATCAAGCCGGCCGGGGGGCGACTGATGGCGTGGCAGGATTTTGTGAATGGCCGACGGGTTCAACCGGGCGATCGCTTTGTGCCCATCGAGCTTGGGGAATGA
- the def gene encoding peptide deformylase produces MKEIDPSRLDLVLYPNPVLRRTAARVEQFDGTLEKIAARMLDLMRQHKGIGLAAPQVGLSLRMFVFNVTGEPGDDCVCVNPELTELAGDVAGEEGCLSLPEVTVQMHRAATCRLRAWDLTGKAFELAGAELAARCWQHEMDHLNGKLIIDNMSEADKIANRRALKQLEGKPKKTAAR; encoded by the coding sequence TTGAAGGAAATCGATCCATCCCGGCTTGACTTGGTACTTTATCCGAACCCGGTTCTGCGCCGGACGGCCGCGCGGGTGGAGCAGTTTGACGGCACCCTGGAAAAAATCGCCGCACGCATGCTGGACCTGATGCGCCAACACAAGGGCATCGGGCTGGCCGCGCCGCAGGTGGGATTGAGCTTGCGGATGTTTGTCTTCAACGTGACCGGCGAGCCGGGTGATGACTGCGTTTGCGTCAATCCGGAACTGACGGAGCTGGCTGGCGACGTGGCGGGCGAGGAGGGCTGCCTGTCGCTTCCGGAGGTGACGGTTCAGATGCACCGTGCGGCGACCTGCCGGCTTCGCGCGTGGGACCTGACCGGCAAAGCGTTCGAGCTTGCCGGAGCGGAGCTTGCCGCCCGTTGCTGGCAGCACGAGATGGACCACCTCAACGGGAAACTCATCATTGACAACATGTCCGAGGCGGACAAGATCGCCAATCGTCGCGCTCTGAAACAACTCGAAGGCAAGCCGAAAAAGACCGCGGCACGCTGA